The following coding sequences are from one Comamonas koreensis window:
- the acnB gene encoding bifunctional aconitate hydratase 2/2-methylisocitrate dehydratase, producing MLKAYRDHVTERAALGIPPLPLDAKQVADLIELIKNPPAGEEAFLLDLLTHRVPPGVDDAAKVKASFLAAVAHGDLKVALISKAKATELLGTMVGGYNVHPLIELLDDAEVAAVAADALKKTLLMFDFFNDVADKAKAGNAKAKEVMQSWADAEWFTSRPAVDKKITVTVFKVPGETNTDDLSPAPDAWSRPDIPLHYLAMLKNTRPDAAFKPEEDGKRGPMQFIDDLKKKGHLVAYVGDVVGTGSSRKSATNSIVWATGQDIPFVPNKRFGGVTLGGKIAPIFFNTQEDSGSLPIEVDVSKLEMGDVIDVLPYDGKILKNGETVAEFQLKSDVLFDEVRAGGRINLIIGRSLTAKAREALGLPASTVFRLPQAPAESKAGFTLAQKMVGRAVGLPEGQGVRPGTYCEPRMTTVGSQDTTGPMTRDELKDLACLGFSADMVMQSFCHTAAYPKPVDVKTHRELPNFISNRGGVALRPGDGVIHSWLNRLLLPDTVGTGGDSHTRFPIGISFPAGSGLVAFGAATGVMPLDMPESVLVRFKGEMQPGVTLRDLVHAIPLYAIKAGLLTVAKAGKINEFSGRILEIEGLPDLKVEQAFELSDASAERSAAGCTIKLNPEPIKEYLTSNVVLMKNMIADGYADAKTLQRRIEKVEAWLAKPDLLEADKDAEYAHIIEIDLADIKEPIVCCPNDPDDAKFLSEVAGTKIDEAFIGSCMTNIGHFRAAAKLLGGQRDIPVKLWVAPPTKMDQSELIKEGHYAAFGTAGARTEMPGCSLCMGNQAQVREGATVISTSTRNFPNRLGKNTNVFLGSAELAAIASRIGKLPTKEEYLQEMGVIDADKASVYRYMNFNEISEYAEVAEKI from the coding sequence ATGTTGAAAGCCTACCGCGACCATGTGACTGAGCGTGCCGCTCTGGGCATCCCCCCACTGCCGCTGGATGCCAAGCAGGTCGCTGACTTGATCGAGCTGATCAAGAACCCGCCTGCCGGTGAAGAAGCATTTCTGCTCGATCTGCTGACCCACCGCGTGCCGCCAGGCGTGGACGATGCCGCCAAGGTCAAGGCTTCCTTCCTGGCAGCCGTGGCACATGGCGACCTGAAAGTGGCGCTGATCTCCAAGGCCAAGGCCACCGAGCTGCTGGGCACCATGGTGGGTGGTTACAACGTGCATCCGCTCATTGAGCTGCTCGATGACGCAGAAGTGGCCGCCGTGGCTGCCGATGCGCTCAAGAAGACGCTGTTGATGTTCGACTTCTTCAATGACGTCGCAGACAAGGCCAAGGCCGGCAATGCCAAGGCCAAGGAAGTGATGCAAAGCTGGGCCGACGCCGAGTGGTTCACCTCGCGCCCCGCAGTCGACAAGAAGATCACCGTCACCGTGTTCAAGGTGCCCGGCGAGACCAACACCGACGACCTGTCGCCTGCGCCAGACGCCTGGAGCCGCCCCGACATTCCTCTGCACTACCTCGCGATGCTGAAGAACACGCGTCCTGACGCGGCCTTTAAGCCTGAAGAAGACGGCAAGCGCGGCCCGATGCAGTTCATCGACGACCTGAAGAAAAAGGGCCACCTGGTGGCCTACGTCGGCGACGTGGTCGGCACCGGTTCTTCGCGCAAGTCGGCAACCAACTCCATCGTCTGGGCCACCGGCCAGGACATTCCCTTTGTGCCCAACAAGCGCTTTGGTGGTGTGACCCTGGGCGGCAAGATCGCTCCGATCTTCTTCAACACCCAGGAAGACTCGGGCTCGCTGCCGATTGAAGTGGACGTCTCCAAGCTGGAGATGGGCGACGTGATCGACGTGCTGCCCTACGACGGCAAGATCCTCAAGAACGGTGAGACCGTTGCCGAGTTCCAGCTCAAGAGCGATGTGCTGTTTGACGAAGTGCGCGCCGGCGGCCGTATCAACCTGATCATTGGCCGCTCGCTGACCGCCAAGGCCCGCGAAGCGCTGGGCCTGCCCGCATCGACCGTGTTCCGCCTGCCCCAGGCGCCTGCCGAATCCAAGGCCGGCTTCACCTTGGCGCAGAAGATGGTCGGCCGCGCTGTCGGTCTGCCAGAAGGCCAGGGCGTGCGCCCAGGCACCTACTGCGAACCGCGCATGACCACCGTGGGCTCGCAAGACACCACGGGCCCGATGACCCGCGATGAGCTCAAGGACCTCGCTTGCCTGGGCTTCTCCGCCGACATGGTGATGCAGTCCTTCTGCCACACGGCCGCCTACCCCAAGCCCGTGGACGTCAAGACCCACCGCGAACTGCCCAACTTCATCAGCAATCGTGGTGGCGTGGCCCTGCGTCCTGGTGACGGCGTGATCCACAGCTGGCTCAACCGCCTGCTGCTGCCTGATACCGTGGGTACCGGCGGTGACTCGCACACCCGTTTCCCTATCGGCATTTCCTTCCCCGCAGGCTCGGGCCTGGTGGCCTTCGGTGCTGCCACCGGCGTGATGCCTCTGGACATGCCTGAATCGGTGCTGGTGCGCTTCAAGGGCGAAATGCAGCCGGGCGTGACCCTGCGCGATCTGGTGCACGCGATTCCGCTGTACGCGATCAAGGCCGGTCTGCTGACCGTCGCCAAGGCCGGCAAGATCAACGAGTTCTCCGGCCGCATCCTGGAGATCGAAGGCCTGCCAGACCTGAAGGTCGAGCAAGCGTTCGAGCTGTCCGACGCGTCCGCCGAGCGCTCTGCCGCTGGCTGCACGATCAAGCTCAACCCCGAGCCGATCAAGGAATACCTGACCTCGAACGTGGTTCTGATGAAGAACATGATCGCCGACGGTTATGCCGATGCCAAGACGCTGCAGCGCCGTATCGAGAAGGTTGAAGCCTGGCTGGCCAAGCCCGATCTGCTCGAAGCCGACAAGGATGCCGAATACGCGCACATTATCGAGATCGACCTGGCCGACATCAAGGAGCCTATCGTTTGCTGCCCCAACGACCCGGACGACGCCAAGTTCCTGTCCGAGGTGGCCGGCACCAAGATCGATGAAGCCTTCATCGGCTCGTGCATGACCAACATCGGCCACTTCCGCGCTGCAGCCAAGCTGCTGGGCGGCCAGCGTGACATCCCCGTCAAGCTGTGGGTGGCACCACCTACCAAGATGGACCAGAGCGAGCTGATCAAGGAAGGCCATTACGCTGCCTTTGGTACCGCCGGTGCCCGCACCGAAATGCCCGGCTGCTCGCTGTGCATGGGCAACCAGGCCCAGGTGCGCGAAGGCGCGACGGTCATCTCGACCTCGACCCGCAACTTCCCCAACCGCCTGGGCAAGAACACCAATGTGTTCCTGGGCTCGGCCGAGCTGGCCGCGATCGCATCGCGCATCGGCAAGCTGCCCACCAAAGAAGAGTACCTCCAGGAAATGGGCGTGATCGATGCCGACAAGGCCTCCGTCTACCGCTACATGAACTTCAACGAAATCTCGGAATACGCCGAGGTTGCCGAGAAGATCTAA
- a CDS encoding 7-cyano-7-deazaguanine/7-aminomethyl-7-deazaguanine transporter, whose protein sequence is MNSAHAVQTPVSRVPFYLSLLVAFHIAIVIASNYLVQLPISLLGFHSTWGAFSFPFIFLATDLTVRLIGKAEARRVITRAMLPALLVSYIVGVIFHEGRFNGWEALQTFNSFVFRIALASFAAYVLGQLLDIQVFDRIRQKSHAWWMAPAAASVFGQALDTAAFFSIAFWRSADPFMAANWVEIALVDYVIKLAVSLLLFVPAYGVVLAALVRSMRMPAAPAAAS, encoded by the coding sequence ATGAACTCCGCTCATGCCGTGCAGACCCCTGTCTCGCGCGTGCCCTTCTATCTCTCCTTGCTGGTGGCCTTCCATATCGCCATCGTCATTGCCAGCAACTACCTGGTGCAGCTGCCCATCTCGCTGTTGGGTTTTCACAGCACCTGGGGGGCTTTCAGCTTTCCCTTTATCTTCCTGGCCACCGACCTGACCGTGCGTCTGATCGGCAAGGCCGAGGCGCGCCGCGTCATCACCCGCGCCATGCTGCCTGCGCTGCTGGTGTCCTATATCGTTGGCGTCATCTTCCATGAAGGGCGCTTCAACGGCTGGGAGGCGCTGCAGACCTTCAACAGTTTTGTCTTCCGCATTGCGCTGGCCAGCTTTGCTGCCTATGTGCTGGGGCAGTTGCTCGACATCCAGGTGTTTGACCGCATTCGCCAAAAGAGCCACGCCTGGTGGATGGCACCCGCTGCCGCCTCGGTGTTTGGCCAGGCGCTCGATACTGCTGCCTTTTTCTCCATCGCCTTCTGGCGCAGTGCCGACCCCTTCATGGCCGCCAACTGGGTGGAGATCGCACTGGTGGACTATGTGATCAAGCTGGCGGTGAGCCTGCTGCTGTTTGTGCCCGCCTATGGCGTGGTGCTGGCCGCGCTGGTGCGCTCGATGCGCATGCCGGCGGCGCCTGCTGCGGCATCCTGA
- the bfr gene encoding bacterioferritin, producing MQGHPDVVDYLKDLLRGELAARDQYFAHSRIYEDQGFTKLFTRLDHEMQEETQHADALLRRILMLGGRPDMRPKEFTPGATVPEMLQKDLDTEYEVRAGLRQGMELCEKHSDYVSRDILLAQLRDTEEDHAYWLEKQLGLIHMMGLPNYLQSQT from the coding sequence ATGCAAGGCCATCCCGACGTCGTCGACTACCTCAAGGACCTGCTGCGTGGCGAATTGGCCGCACGCGACCAGTACTTTGCCCACTCGCGCATTTACGAAGACCAGGGCTTTACCAAGCTGTTCACCCGCCTGGACCATGAGATGCAGGAAGAGACCCAGCATGCCGACGCACTGCTGCGCCGCATCCTGATGCTGGGCGGCCGCCCCGATATGCGCCCCAAGGAATTCACGCCCGGCGCGACCGTGCCCGAGATGCTGCAAAAGGACTTGGACACCGAATACGAAGTGCGTGCCGGCCTGCGCCAGGGCATGGAACTGTGCGAGAAGCACAGCGACTATGTGAGCCGCGACATTCTGCTGGCCCAGCTGCGCGACACCGAAGAAGACCATGCCTACTGGCTGGAAAAGCAACTCGGCCTGATCCATATGATGGGCCTGCCCAACTACCTGCAAAGCCAGACCTGA